In the Leifsonia sp. 466MF genome, one interval contains:
- a CDS encoding class I SAM-dependent methyltransferase — protein MDDDAARFQGSIPEFYDSELGPVLFRHYADVLGEAVASTAPERILEVAAGTGISSAGIVAHNPGADLVITDLNEAMLQRAAGKVPAETRIQVADAQALPFEDASFDAVACQFGIMFLPDVGAGFREARRVLADGGVYVFSVWDSHDRNRFAGLVDALLTETFPDDPPPFYRVPFGMSDVERLRRLAQDSGFSTLRIDVLPHDAPVASWSDFADGLIRGNPVSDQVRSRSGDVDALIRAVEERLAAEYGPAPTTIPVQTILFRAWAA, from the coding sequence GTGGACGACGACGCCGCGCGATTCCAGGGGTCCATTCCCGAGTTCTACGACTCGGAGCTCGGCCCCGTTCTCTTCCGCCATTACGCCGATGTGTTGGGTGAGGCTGTGGCGTCGACGGCGCCCGAACGCATCCTCGAGGTGGCCGCGGGGACCGGGATCTCGTCGGCCGGGATCGTCGCGCACAATCCCGGGGCGGACCTCGTCATCACCGACCTGAACGAGGCGATGCTGCAGCGGGCCGCCGGCAAGGTGCCCGCCGAGACGCGCATCCAGGTCGCGGATGCTCAGGCGCTGCCGTTCGAGGACGCGAGCTTCGACGCGGTGGCGTGCCAGTTCGGCATCATGTTCCTGCCGGATGTCGGCGCGGGATTCCGGGAGGCGCGGCGCGTGCTCGCCGACGGCGGCGTGTACGTGTTCAGCGTGTGGGACAGCCACGACCGCAACCGGTTCGCCGGGCTTGTCGACGCGCTGCTGACGGAGACGTTCCCCGACGACCCTCCGCCGTTCTACCGGGTGCCGTTCGGGATGAGCGACGTCGAGCGGCTGCGGAGGCTGGCGCAGGACAGCGGGTTCAGTACGCTCCGCATCGACGTGCTGCCGCACGACGCGCCCGTGGCCTCGTGGTCGGACTTCGCGGACGGCCTGATCCGCGGCAACCCGGTCTCCGATCAGGTGCGGTCGCGATCCGGAGACGTGGATGCGCTCATCCGCGCGGTGGAGGAACGGCTTGCGGCGGAGTACGGGCCCGCGCCGACGACCATCCCGGTGCAGACGATCCTGTTCCGCGCCTGGGCCGCCTGA
- a CDS encoding DUF2207 domain-containing protein has product MSASADARTAVGTIAPAGVDDFTFASFDGDYRLGRDAEGHSTLTTVETLVARFPETDQNHGIRRELVEDYDGHPTDLEVVSVTDQNGTPRPYTSDSEDGILSLTIAAKDYVHGDQTYVITYRQTNVTRYFGDTGDDELYWDTNGTAWAQPFDRVTATVHLAPDLAAALKGDPSAYRGAQGSTDPAAVERIDDGFRFTADTLGPHENLTFAIGFAAGTFTARADGLFDTGWGFAAVAGLLLGILALIGAIVVRVRLLRDAPGRGTIIPEYVPPKEGLLLAADIAGGGKKVVAAQTLDLAVSGRVRVLQSTGFFGRSTYTLEFVSTQATGRQALREPNPTADELQFLQALFGTSPAPGTTLELGSSNSRVARAIAALLKRVHKDATRYGYRRTGPRGAVRAVFFTALGATLLAIVGAVLCLAGVFGGALPVGIIIGAILLLIVTAILLSHSPLSTTGSTLREYVEGLKVYVHLAEADRIRYLQSPQGAERVPVAVNDPREMLSLTERLLPWAVLFGEEKKWLAELGRFYEETGESPTWYAGQTAFNAAVLSQMVSGISSSTTIASSSSSGGTGGGGFSGGGGGGGGGGGV; this is encoded by the coding sequence GTGAGTGCGAGCGCCGACGCCCGCACGGCCGTCGGCACCATCGCCCCCGCCGGGGTCGACGACTTCACGTTCGCGAGCTTCGACGGCGACTACCGGCTGGGCCGCGACGCGGAGGGGCACTCGACGCTCACCACCGTGGAGACGCTGGTGGCCCGGTTCCCCGAGACGGACCAGAACCACGGCATCCGGCGCGAACTGGTCGAGGACTACGACGGCCACCCGACCGACCTGGAGGTCGTGTCCGTCACCGACCAGAACGGGACGCCGCGTCCGTACACGAGCGATTCCGAAGACGGCATCCTCTCGCTGACGATCGCGGCGAAAGACTACGTGCACGGCGATCAGACCTACGTCATCACCTACCGGCAGACGAACGTCACGCGCTACTTCGGCGACACCGGCGACGACGAACTGTATTGGGACACGAACGGCACGGCGTGGGCGCAACCGTTCGACCGCGTGACGGCGACTGTGCACCTCGCGCCCGACCTGGCCGCGGCGCTGAAGGGCGACCCATCCGCGTACCGCGGCGCCCAGGGGTCCACGGATCCGGCGGCGGTCGAGCGCATCGACGACGGGTTCCGCTTCACCGCCGACACGCTCGGTCCGCACGAGAACCTCACGTTCGCCATCGGGTTCGCGGCGGGCACGTTCACGGCGCGCGCCGACGGACTGTTCGACACCGGCTGGGGCTTCGCGGCCGTGGCCGGCCTGCTGCTCGGCATCCTCGCCCTCATCGGCGCGATCGTCGTGCGCGTGCGACTCCTGCGCGACGCTCCCGGACGCGGCACGATCATCCCCGAGTACGTTCCGCCGAAGGAGGGGCTCCTCCTCGCGGCGGACATCGCCGGCGGCGGCAAGAAGGTCGTCGCCGCGCAGACGCTCGACCTCGCGGTCTCCGGGCGGGTGCGCGTGTTGCAGAGCACGGGATTCTTCGGCCGCTCCACGTACACGCTGGAGTTCGTCTCCACCCAGGCGACCGGTCGCCAGGCGTTGCGCGAACCGAACCCGACCGCCGACGAGCTCCAGTTCCTTCAGGCCCTCTTCGGCACGTCGCCCGCGCCCGGAACGACCCTCGAGCTCGGCTCGTCCAACTCGCGTGTCGCCCGCGCCATCGCCGCACTGCTGAAGCGCGTGCACAAGGACGCCACCCGCTACGGCTACCGGAGGACGGGACCACGCGGGGCGGTCCGCGCGGTGTTCTTCACTGCGTTGGGCGCCACCCTCCTCGCCATCGTCGGCGCGGTGCTGTGTCTCGCGGGCGTCTTCGGAGGCGCGCTCCCCGTCGGCATCATCATCGGTGCCATCCTGCTCCTCATCGTCACCGCCATCCTGCTGTCGCACTCGCCCCTGAGCACCACCGGCAGCACCCTCCGCGAGTACGTGGAAGGCCTCAAGGTGTACGTGCACCTCGCCGAGGCCGACCGCATCCGCTACCTGCAGTCACCGCAGGGGGCGGAGCGCGTGCCCGTCGCTGTGAACGATCCGCGGGAGATGCTCAGCCTCACCGAGCGCCTCCTCCCCTGGGCCGTGCTGTTCGGCGAGGAGAAGAAGTGGCTCGCCGAGCTCGGACGGTTCTACGAGGAGACCGGAGAGAGCCCGACCTGGTACGCCGGTCAGACCGCATTCAACGCGGCCGTGCTCTCCCAGATGGTCAGCGGGATCTCCTCCAGCACGACCATCGCGAGCAGCTCGTCGTCCGGCGGAACCGGTGGCGGCGGGTTCTCCGGCGGCGGTGGGGGTGGCGGAGGCGGCGGGGGCGTCTAA
- a CDS encoding DUF7927 domain-containing protein has product MSAHQDGRGRRREGRIALGSPWRWLAALVAGTLALAAALVGAPAMAAPVYQIEASWAAGTPTTVKSGDVVTGVWRINVNDDAPAPSNDPVDNVTVTITAQNGRYTAVPSLCLTTGVTPASSISADGHTLVCNVGTRDQGTAVVIQAPIVADGATGDQITADGSIGGQTASLSPIDITNPFGMDIRWGVGTPNFSVGDGGYLVDYEWTLSKALGSEAGPQSITYNLNIASPQGSAVSVDAKACSPFTGPGAADGHPWSGGTHPATQLTVPAGTCTITQTGANTFQMTITGIDYSPANPPTLDSAGNRLPVDQVALASGSIWIRVNTAASGSVVLNSDAPTYTSVTGQTAQDDPSNNAESKAWTTPGLYSSGWGRGYTNSGGTQWDDTYRVSAGTTVGQYMDSGMQLHTDRPDDRIVGMCTALDTRYVTYAGWGWAQPVTDNTIGATAEYYVGNDPTVDPSSAAYDPNAFDCGSTGGWTTVQPTDLTTVKAMRITATQGQFEQLSAQSNVTAVVYQKINANVPAGTDIWSFFSGVVDVPLNNWWNGTGCITPTAGSRYPCTTGFRDVLRVVTATPAVAKSADRSVVSPGDPAVYTLTYSANGAGAIPATVDGYQLVDTLPAGVTYVPGTASPEPAVSTNGSGQQVLTWTLNGVTTNADHALTYQAVADSSVTPGSALVNSVSASYGGITKSATAQVTVATDGYTTVVKTADAPFIPNVNGDGTGTGSWTVTVKSYDPVTQPFTDTIDILPYNGDGRGTAYTGSYALTSVNAPLGATVYYTTADPTTLSDDPSAAQNGAAPGDPTGNTAGWTTTMPANPTAVRVIGGSLAPGATQQFGVHITTNGVKGGDTLVNRAQAIAGHTALVMRTSAAISVANYYSATILKEVQAADGTWHDANSSVDYPAFHYGDTVHYRVTVTNTGQGTLTNVDLTDDKSPTAGAFHIASLAPGASESHEYDLVLDETLPGGGFVNTACATADTPADSGIAPTIPCDPAGIDIAGYSVVKTADPAPGSVVHSGDVIHYTVTVTQRGPVPSAASFTDDLSKVVDDATYNGDVAADAGTATVTGSSIAWTGTLGVGAVAKITYSVTVKDARSMGDGTLDNVVTSDGCAPASDCETVHRFGSYTFAKTSDPASGHAVKTGDRITYTLTIAQFGAAPVTGGNVVDDLSKVLDDATWTGDQRATSGTVTRAGSTLTWTGDLAVGQVVTVTYSVVVTGDGDKQIANVVTSPDGDAFCVPAPDKNPDCATSHRVDDPAVTAGLASTGSTIGWGVGGLAGILFAAGGALLFLRRRRISNT; this is encoded by the coding sequence GTGTCTGCACACCAGGATGGGCGCGGCCGCCGCCGCGAGGGACGAATCGCGCTGGGTTCGCCTTGGCGCTGGCTGGCCGCATTGGTCGCCGGAACGCTCGCGCTCGCCGCGGCGCTTGTCGGAGCGCCGGCCATGGCGGCGCCGGTCTACCAGATCGAAGCATCCTGGGCCGCAGGGACCCCGACGACCGTGAAGAGCGGCGACGTGGTCACCGGCGTCTGGCGCATCAACGTCAACGACGACGCCCCGGCGCCGTCGAACGACCCGGTGGACAACGTGACGGTCACGATCACGGCGCAGAACGGCCGCTACACGGCGGTCCCCTCGCTCTGTCTCACCACGGGCGTCACGCCCGCCTCCAGTATCTCCGCCGACGGGCACACCCTCGTCTGCAACGTCGGGACGCGCGACCAGGGCACCGCGGTGGTGATCCAGGCGCCCATCGTCGCCGACGGCGCGACCGGCGACCAGATCACCGCGGACGGCAGCATCGGCGGTCAGACCGCGTCGCTGAGCCCGATCGACATCACGAATCCGTTCGGGATGGACATCCGCTGGGGTGTCGGAACGCCCAACTTCTCCGTCGGTGACGGGGGCTACCTGGTCGACTACGAGTGGACGCTGAGCAAGGCGCTCGGAAGCGAGGCCGGTCCGCAGTCCATCACCTACAACCTGAACATCGCTTCGCCGCAGGGCTCGGCGGTTTCCGTCGACGCGAAGGCGTGCTCCCCGTTCACCGGTCCCGGCGCCGCGGACGGCCACCCCTGGTCCGGAGGAACCCACCCGGCGACTCAGCTCACCGTTCCGGCCGGAACCTGCACCATCACTCAGACCGGGGCGAACACGTTCCAGATGACGATCACGGGGATCGACTACTCTCCGGCGAACCCGCCGACGCTCGACTCCGCGGGCAACCGGCTCCCCGTCGACCAGGTGGCGCTGGCGTCCGGCTCCATCTGGATCCGCGTCAACACGGCCGCCTCCGGCTCGGTCGTTCTGAACTCCGACGCTCCGACCTACACCTCGGTCACCGGTCAGACCGCGCAAGACGACCCGTCGAACAACGCGGAGTCCAAGGCGTGGACGACCCCCGGCCTGTACTCCTCCGGCTGGGGCCGCGGCTACACCAACTCCGGCGGAACCCAGTGGGATGACACCTATCGCGTGTCCGCAGGAACGACCGTCGGTCAGTACATGGACTCCGGGATGCAGCTGCACACCGACCGCCCGGACGACCGCATCGTGGGTATGTGCACCGCCCTCGACACCCGGTATGTCACCTATGCGGGCTGGGGTTGGGCCCAGCCGGTGACGGACAACACGATCGGCGCAACGGCCGAGTACTACGTGGGCAACGACCCCACGGTCGACCCGAGCAGTGCCGCCTACGACCCGAACGCGTTCGACTGCGGGTCCACGGGCGGTTGGACGACGGTCCAGCCGACCGACCTCACCACGGTCAAGGCCATGCGCATCACCGCTACCCAGGGCCAGTTCGAGCAGCTCTCCGCCCAGTCCAACGTCACCGCGGTCGTCTACCAGAAAATCAACGCGAACGTCCCGGCCGGGACCGACATCTGGTCGTTCTTCTCCGGCGTGGTGGATGTGCCTCTCAACAACTGGTGGAACGGAACGGGCTGCATCACGCCCACCGCGGGCTCGCGCTATCCCTGCACCACCGGCTTCCGCGACGTGCTCCGTGTCGTGACCGCCACGCCTGCCGTAGCCAAGTCGGCCGACCGCTCGGTCGTCAGCCCCGGTGACCCGGCCGTCTACACGCTGACCTACTCGGCGAACGGCGCCGGCGCCATCCCGGCGACCGTCGACGGTTACCAGCTGGTCGACACGCTGCCGGCGGGCGTCACCTACGTGCCCGGCACCGCATCCCCCGAGCCGGCGGTGTCGACCAACGGCTCCGGCCAGCAGGTGCTGACGTGGACCCTGAACGGCGTCACCACGAACGCCGACCACGCCCTCACCTACCAGGCGGTCGCGGACAGCAGCGTGACGCCGGGTTCCGCCCTGGTCAACTCGGTCAGCGCCAGCTACGGCGGCATCACGAAGTCCGCCACCGCCCAGGTCACCGTCGCGACCGACGGCTACACGACGGTGGTGAAGACCGCCGACGCTCCGTTCATCCCGAACGTGAACGGCGACGGCACGGGCACGGGTTCGTGGACGGTCACCGTGAAGTCGTACGACCCGGTCACCCAGCCGTTCACGGACACGATCGACATCCTCCCGTACAACGGCGATGGACGCGGCACTGCGTACACCGGTTCGTACGCTCTCACCTCGGTGAACGCCCCGCTCGGAGCGACCGTGTACTACACGACCGCCGACCCGACGACCCTGTCCGACGACCCGTCGGCTGCGCAGAACGGCGCTGCCCCGGGCGACCCGACCGGCAACACCGCGGGCTGGACGACGACCATGCCGGCGAACCCGACCGCGGTCCGCGTGATCGGCGGCAGCCTCGCGCCGGGAGCCACCCAGCAGTTCGGCGTCCACATCACGACGAACGGCGTGAAGGGCGGCGACACGCTCGTGAACCGGGCGCAGGCGATCGCGGGTCACACTGCACTCGTGATGCGCACCTCCGCGGCCATCAGCGTGGCGAACTACTACTCCGCGACCATCCTCAAGGAGGTGCAGGCGGCCGACGGCACCTGGCACGACGCCAACAGCTCGGTCGACTACCCCGCGTTCCACTACGGCGACACGGTCCACTACCGCGTCACCGTGACGAACACGGGTCAGGGCACGCTGACGAACGTCGACCTGACGGATGACAAGAGCCCGACGGCCGGTGCCTTCCACATCGCCTCGCTCGCGCCGGGCGCCTCCGAGTCGCACGAGTACGACCTGGTGCTCGACGAGACCCTCCCGGGCGGCGGGTTCGTCAACACGGCCTGCGCCACCGCCGACACCCCAGCGGACTCGGGTATCGCTCCGACCATCCCCTGTGACCCGGCCGGCATCGACATCGCGGGCTACTCGGTCGTGAAGACCGCCGACCCTGCTCCCGGTTCGGTCGTGCACTCGGGTGACGTCATCCACTACACGGTGACCGTCACGCAACGCGGGCCGGTCCCGTCGGCGGCGTCCTTCACCGATGACCTCAGCAAGGTCGTCGACGACGCCACCTATAACGGCGACGTCGCGGCGGATGCGGGCACGGCGACCGTGACTGGCAGCTCGATCGCCTGGACCGGAACGCTGGGTGTCGGTGCGGTGGCGAAGATCACCTACTCGGTGACCGTGAAGGATGCGCGCTCGATGGGCGACGGCACGCTCGACAACGTCGTGACCTCCGACGGCTGCGCTCCCGCCTCCGACTGCGAGACGGTGCACCGGTTCGGCAGCTACACGTTCGCCAAGACGTCGGACCCGGCGTCCGGCCACGCGGTGAAGACCGGTGACCGCATCACCTACACCCTCACCATCGCCCAGTTCGGCGCGGCGCCGGTGACCGGCGGCAACGTCGTCGACGACCTCAGCAAGGTGCTCGACGATGCGACCTGGACCGGCGACCAGAGGGCGACATCGGGAACCGTGACCCGCGCGGGCTCGACCCTCACCTGGACCGGTGACCTCGCCGTCGGGCAGGTCGTCACCGTGACCTACTCGGTGGTGGTCACCGGAGACGGCGACAAGCAGATCGCCAACGTCGTCACCAGCCCCGACGGCGACGCGTTCTGCGTGCCCGCGCCGGACAAGAACCCGGACTGCGCCACCAGCCACCGCGTCGACGACCCGGCCGTGACGGCGGGCCTCGCCTCGACCGGTTCGACGATCGGCTGGGGTGTCGGCGGCCTGGCGGGCATCCTGTTCGCTGCCGGGGGAGCGCTGCTCTTCCTGCGCCGACGCCGCATCAGTAACACCTAG
- a CDS encoding CGNR zinc finger domain-containing protein: protein MHAFPCGTSALDFVGTLRARRNDVPTEKLGSPEALDAWFLEAGLMDRSPRATTADLEKAVELREAVYRVVHARMMGAPLAEDDLRVLNSHAAGRPITLQLDESGTIDRAAEIAEGLSQIARQTVEIVGGTEGDVLRECGRPECTQVYLDHSRGHRREWCSMKTCGNRMKATAFRARQKQPAATA from the coding sequence ATGCACGCCTTCCCCTGCGGTACGTCCGCTCTCGATTTCGTCGGCACCCTGCGCGCTCGGCGCAACGACGTACCGACGGAGAAGCTGGGCTCGCCGGAGGCGCTCGATGCGTGGTTTCTCGAGGCCGGCCTGATGGATCGGTCCCCTCGCGCCACCACCGCCGACCTCGAGAAGGCGGTCGAGCTCCGCGAGGCCGTGTACCGCGTCGTGCACGCCCGCATGATGGGCGCGCCTCTTGCGGAGGACGACCTCCGCGTGCTCAACTCCCACGCCGCCGGGCGCCCGATCACCCTCCAGCTCGACGAGAGCGGCACGATCGATCGTGCGGCGGAGATCGCGGAGGGGCTGTCGCAGATCGCTCGGCAGACCGTCGAGATCGTCGGCGGAACCGAGGGTGACGTGCTCCGCGAGTGCGGCCGCCCCGAGTGCACGCAGGTCTACCTCGACCACTCCCGCGGCCACCGTCGGGAGTGGTGCTCGATGAAGACCTGCGGCAACCGGATGAAGGCGACCGCGTTCCGCGCCCGGCAGAAGCAGCCCGCCGCGACGGCGTGA
- a CDS encoding NAD(P)-dependent oxidoreductase, producing the protein MAAGSPAAVGVAEAAGASKDPRLSFRLDRTTTSGVRHCCNGDARRDRRTGRCVRQKGDSMNEQRIGIVGIGRMGSGIAARLTALGPVAAFDIDPTRREAVEHAGATWMESITAIVRSSDVLVTVLPGPSETDAVMREALPALDSGAVWVDLTSGDPGRTSALAETAAERGIEVVAAPMGGGPTDAAGGTLTFYVGGAPDAVGRATPILNRLSADGGIRLCGPRPSDGVVVKLLANALWFANAVAAGEALLIGAGHGLAPQHLHALLADSAGSSTALAEHLPAVFRGDYLTTFGIDRVVEELDAVTALAGAASVSSPVLDASTDVHRHALARFGPVLGELLGVRLIEETAGRDLR; encoded by the coding sequence GTGGCGGCGGGTTCTCCGGCGGCGGTGGGGGTGGCGGAGGCGGCGGGGGCGTCTAAAGACCCGCGGCTCTCATTTCGCCTCGACCGGACGACGACGAGCGGTGTGCGACACTGCTGCAACGGCGACGCGCGACGGGATCGGCGCACCGGCCGATGCGTGCGACAGAAAGGTGACTCGATGAACGAACAGCGCATCGGCATCGTCGGGATCGGCCGGATGGGCTCGGGCATTGCCGCCCGGCTCACGGCGCTGGGTCCCGTTGCGGCGTTCGACATCGATCCCACCCGGCGCGAAGCCGTAGAACATGCGGGCGCCACCTGGATGGAGTCGATCACGGCGATCGTCCGGTCGAGCGACGTGCTCGTCACCGTGCTCCCGGGACCGAGCGAGACGGACGCGGTCATGCGCGAGGCGCTCCCGGCACTCGACAGCGGAGCGGTCTGGGTCGATCTCACTTCGGGGGATCCGGGCAGGACGTCGGCTCTCGCAGAGACGGCGGCCGAGCGGGGCATCGAGGTCGTCGCCGCCCCGATGGGCGGAGGCCCCACCGATGCCGCCGGGGGCACTCTGACGTTCTACGTCGGCGGGGCGCCCGACGCGGTGGGCCGTGCCACGCCCATCCTGAACCGGCTGTCGGCGGACGGCGGGATCCGCTTGTGCGGCCCGCGCCCCAGTGACGGTGTCGTCGTGAAACTTCTCGCGAACGCCCTATGGTTCGCCAACGCCGTGGCGGCCGGAGAAGCGCTGCTGATCGGCGCCGGCCATGGTCTCGCGCCTCAGCACCTGCACGCGCTCCTCGCCGACAGCGCGGGCAGTAGCACGGCGCTGGCGGAGCATCTGCCTGCGGTGTTCCGGGGCGACTACCTGACGACCTTCGGCATCGACCGTGTCGTCGAAGAGCTCGACGCGGTGACGGCGCTCGCCGGAGCGGCCTCGGTCTCGTCGCCCGTGCTGGATGCGTCGACGGATGTTCATCGTCATGCGCTCGCCCGCTTCGGGCCGGTCCTCGGCGAACTCCTCGGTGTGCGGCTCATCGAAGAGACGGCCGGGCGCGACCTCCGCTGA
- a CDS encoding excalibur calcium-binding domain-containing protein, with amino-acid sequence MRNRTLLSTVVLAGAVIGSLLTGPVPATAAPTETVITVPVAAAKKVVVPKVVGLDGAAASKALKAVGLKWKWSKFVIVKSNWTVTKSSPKAGASIKRGGTVKLTVTKGTSGRQTGTPTPTTTATPPTPAPAPVAPAPAPVAPAPAPAPPAPAPAPPAPAPAPAPSVDYPNCTAVRAAGKAPLYAGQPGYSRKLDRDGDGVACE; translated from the coding sequence ATGCGCAATCGAACGCTACTCTCCACCGTCGTGCTCGCGGGAGCCGTCATCGGCTCGCTGCTGACCGGGCCGGTGCCCGCGACGGCCGCTCCGACCGAAACCGTCATCACCGTGCCCGTCGCTGCGGCCAAGAAGGTCGTCGTCCCGAAAGTCGTCGGTCTCGACGGCGCAGCCGCGAGCAAGGCGCTCAAGGCGGTCGGACTGAAGTGGAAGTGGTCGAAGTTCGTGATCGTGAAGAGCAACTGGACCGTCACGAAATCCTCGCCGAAAGCCGGCGCGAGCATCAAGCGTGGGGGAACGGTGAAGCTCACCGTCACCAAGGGGACCTCCGGGAGGCAGACGGGAACGCCCACGCCGACCACCACAGCAACCCCACCAACTCCGGCACCGGCTCCTGTTGCACCGGCACCCGCACCCGTCGCGCCAGCGCCCGCGCCGGCTCCACCGGCACCAGCTCCGGCCCCGCCTGCACCGGCACCGGCACCGGCACCGAGCGTGGACTACCCGAACTGCACGGCCGTCCGCGCGGCAGGCAAGGCTCCGCTTTACGCCGGTCAGCCGGGCTACTCCCGCAAACTGGACCGTGACGGCGACGGAGTGGCCTGCGAGTAA